One genomic window of Branchiostoma lanceolatum isolate klBraLanc5 chromosome 5, klBraLanc5.hap2, whole genome shotgun sequence includes the following:
- the LOC136434534 gene encoding eukaryotic translation initiation factor 4E type 3-B-like — protein MAASTVDSLQSPEPPVPGSSPKLPRAAIDGIQRNEKTGIPLNTAWTFWLDKSVRGATAAEYEANLRKIYTVNTVESFWGVFNNIPDVSEIQDRYGYHLMREERRPIWEDECNMRGGYWKMKCFKKDTSVVWKELLLAVIGEQFTDHTAEGDEVVGLSVSVRERDDIIQIWNQNAEVAEKASVVSKFRELLPNTNFPTLFYKPHQAHHAFEKDRTNFYRK, from the exons ATGGCGGCGTCGACAGTCGATTCTCTGCAGAGTCCCGAACCACCGGTACCAGGAAGCTCTCCCAAACTGCCGCGAGCAGCCATAGACGGCATCCAGAGAAACGAGAAGACAGGCATCCCTCTCAACACAGCCTGGACCTTCTGGCTCGACAA GTCAGTAAGAGGAGCGACAGCGGCAGAGTATGAGGCCAACCTGAGAAAGATTTACACTGTCAACACAGTAGAG AGTTTCTGGGGGGTGTTCAACAACATTCCTGACGTCTCTGAGATCCAGGATCGCTACGGTTACCACCTCATGAGAGAGGAGCGCAGACCGATATG GGAAGACGAGTGCAACATGAGAGGAGGGTACtggaaaatgaaatgtttcaaGAAAGATACA AGTGTGGTGTGGAAAGAGTTGCTGCTGGCTGTGATCGGGGAACAGtttacagaccatacagcagaag GTGACGAGGTTGTGGGTCTCAGCGTCAGTGTCAGGGAAAGAGACGACATCATCCAGATCTGGAACCAGAACGCTGAGGTAGCGGAGAAGGCCTCCGTTGTCAGCAAGTTTAGAGAGCTGCTCCCAAACACCAACTTCCCCACGTTGTTCTACAAGC cTCACCAAGCACACCATGCCTTTGAGAAGGACAGGACAAATTTTTACCGGAAGTGA
- the LOC136434540 gene encoding histone H4, producing the protein MSGRGKGGKGLGKGGAKRHRKVLRDNIQGITKPAIRRLARRGGVKRISGLIYEETRGVLKVFLENVIRDAVTYTEHAKRKTVTAMDVVYALKRQGRTLYGFGG; encoded by the exons atgtctggacgcggcaaaggaggcaaggggctggGGAAGGGAGGCGCCAAGCGTCACCGTAAGGTTCTGcgtgacaacatccagggcatcaccaagCCCGCCATCCGCCGTCTGGCTCGCCGAGGCGGCGTCAAGAGAATCTCCGGcctcatctacgaggagacccgcgGTGTTCTGAAG GTTTTCTTGGAGAACGTCATCCGCGACGCCGtcacctacaccgagcacgccaagcggaAGACCGTCACCGCCATGGACGTGGTCTACGCACTGAAGCGGCAAGGACGCActctgtacggcttcggcggatAG
- the LOC136434521 gene encoding methionine aminopeptidase 2-like, which yields MAAVHTELELGEEKCDPPREDGPEEGGKEVGETEGEKKKKKKKKKKKGGSPTQPEGGDAPADGTEQLTEQLAAAQVQNGPKAGEEEGEEEQGAEDGEEAAGGEGKKKKRRRKKKGGQGGEQGGTTPAEGGAAPKASSKQTDPPTIPVSQLFPDGQFPVGQIMEYPDVTVDGRSAKDRSTDSEKKALDRSQLDLYNEIREAAEAHRQVRSHVQSFIKPGLTMIDICQRLEDASRKLINEDGLKRGLAFPTGCSLNHCAAHYTPNAGDDTVLQYDDVCKIDFGTHVNGHIIDCAFTVTFNPKYDQLLAAVKDATNTGIKEAGIDVRLCDIGERIQEVMESYEVELGGKTYTVKPIRNLNGHSIAPYRIHAGKTVPIVKGGDATRMEENEFYAIETFGSTGKGVVHDDMECSHYMKNFEAGHVPLRMQRAKQLLGVINQNFGTLAFCRRWLDRLGQTKYLMALKNLCDSGIVDPYPPLCDVKGCYTAQFEHTIMLRPTCKEVISRGDDY from the exons atggcggccgtcCATACCGAGCTCGAGTTGGGGGAGGAAAAGTGCGATCCCCCTCGCGAAGACGGGCCTGAAGAAGGCGGGAAAGAAGTCGGAGAGACGGAgggagagaagaagaaaaagaagaagaagaaaaagaagaaaggag GAAGCCCGACTCAGCCGGAGGGTGGAGATGCACCTGCAGATGGAACAGAGCAGCTGACGGAGCAGCTGGCGGCCGCGCAGGTGCAGAACGGACCCAAGGCAGGGGAGGAAGAGGGGGAGGAGGAGCAGGGAGCCGaag ATGGAGAGGAGGCGGCAGGAGGGgaggggaagaagaagaaaagacgcAGAAAGAAGAAGGGAG GCCAGGGTGGTGAGCAGGGCGGTACCACTCCAGCAGAGGGAGGGGCAGCTCCTAAAGCTTCCTCCAAACAGACGGACCCTCCCACCATCCCCGTCTCCCAGCTCTTCCCGGACGGACAGTTCCCCGTGGGCCAGATAATGGAATATCCCGATGTCACTGTGGACGG TCGCTCGGCAAAAGATCGATCTACGGACAGCGAGAAGAAGGCGCTGGACCGCTCGCAGCTGGACCTGTACAACGAGATCCGCGAGGCGGCAGAGGCGCACAGACAGGTGCGCTCGCACGTCCAGTCCTTCATCAAGCCGGGACTCACCATGATCGACATCTG CCAGAGGCTGGAAGACGCCTCCAGGAAGCTGATAAACGAGGATGGATTGAAGCGCGGGTTGGCGTTCCCCACCGGCTGCTCGCTGAACCACTGCGCCGCTCACTACACCCCCAACGCCGGCGACGACACCGTGTTGCAGTATGACGACGTCTGCAAGATTGACTTCGGCACTCACGTGAACG GCCACATCATCGACTGTGCCTTCACCGTGACCTTTAACCCCAAGTATGACCAGCTGCTGGCAGCCGTGAAGGACGCTACCAACACTGGAATCAAG GAAGCAGGAATCGATGTTCGACTGTGCGACATCGGAGAGAGAATACAGGAAGTCATGGAGTCCTACGAAGTGGAACTAGGGGGCAAAACTTACACAG TCAAGCCCATCCGGAACTTGAACGGACACTCCATCGCTCCGTACAGAATCCATGCGGGGAAGACAGTTCCCATTGTGAAGGGAGGGGACGCCACGAGAATGGAG GAGAATGAGTTCTATGCCATAGAGACATTCGGCAGCACAGGCAAAGGCGTGGTGCACGATGACATGGAGTGTTCTCACTACATGAAGAACTTCGAGGCTGGCCATGTACCACTCAG AATGCAGCGTGCCAAGCAGCTCCTGGGTGTGATCAACCAGAACTTCGGCACGCTGGCGTTCTGTCGCCGCTGGCTCGACCGCCTCGGCCAGACCAAGTACCTCATGGCACTCAAGAACCTGTGCGACTCGGGGATCGTGGACCCGTACCCGCCCCTCTGCGACGTCAAGGGCTGCTACACCGCGCAGTTCGAGCACACCATCATGCTCAGGCCAACCTGCAAGGAGGTCATCAGTAGGGGAGACGACTACTGA